One segment of Rosa chinensis cultivar Old Blush chromosome 6, RchiOBHm-V2, whole genome shotgun sequence DNA contains the following:
- the LOC112173816 gene encoding nucleolar protein 10 — MAYHGGNLKSTSINGVKMYSVASQQPSLATWLDPNKRRALRKDKNYMQRVDLIQDLRFETATTKIKATPDGEFLIASGMYPPQVKVYELRELALKFERHLDSEIIDFEVLADDYSKLAFLCADRSVYLHAKYGKHYSLRIPRMGRDMAYDCWSCDLLCAASSPELYRINLEQGRFLSSLNTQSPALNVVSRSKLHGLVACGGEDGAVECFDLRMKSSVGRINAVGPAGDIDQEVTAVEFDEKTGFLMAVGSSAGKVLVYDLRSSHPIQVKDHMYGSPILDIKWHQTLNSERPKLITTDNHVVRIWDPDTGEGMTSIEPTAGAINDICTFPGSGLMLLALDCSQIPSFFIPDLGPAPNWCSYLQNLTEELEEGAQTTIYDDYQFLTKEDLERLRLTKLIGTNLLRAYMHGFFVRYSLYKKAKALVEPFDISEYIEQQKKEKLEKEFAGQRITKKRKLPKVNQKFAERFLEYEEAENETKDIDENETNKPSKKKKALDINILKDERFKAMFENKDFEIDEYSHEYKALHPVSSNKRASLVEEHFRPAMEDEDENHSDSDATSEDEPEYGNSRIKGKGRAPRLIEAKDERHAEAFRSGASLAHEELLPLGERVKALRDDRRVSALPSGVKLGPGGSREISFRARGSSKYKEDDDEEAERGKRRGVHSLGLKQNKNGFGSRGRGGRGGRGGRGGSRGGSGGEVAEGEEAEEVAGKKIIMLMAAQSVI; from the exons ATGGCTTACCATGGAGGAAATCTCAAGTCGACCTCCATCAATGGCGTCAAGATGTACAGCGTTGCTTCTCAGCAACCCTCTCTCGCCACCTGGCTTGACCCCAACAAGCGTCGAGCCCTCCGCAAAGACAAAA ATTATATGCAAAGGGTGGACTTGATTCAGGACCTCCGCTTCGAAACTGCCACCACCAAAATCAAGGCCACTCCTGACGGCGAGTTCCTCATTGCATCAG GTATGTACCCGCCCCAAGTCAAGGTTTATGAGCTCAGGGAACTTGCCCTCAAGTTTGAAAGGCACTTGGATTCTGAGATTATTGATTTTGAG GTTTTGGCTGATGATTATTCAAAGCTTGCGTTTTTATGTGCCGATCGTTCTGTTTATCTACATGCAAAATATGGAAAACATTACAGTTTGCGCATTCCAAG AATGGGTAGAGATATGGCTTATGATTGCTGGTCATGTGATTTGCTTTGTGCTGCCTCTTCTCCAGAACTTTACAGAATTAATTTGGAACAG GGGCGTTTTTTATCTTCCCTCAACACACAGTCGCCAGCGCTAAATGTAGTTTCTCGAAG CAAGCTTCATGGTTTAGTTGCTTGTGGTGGTGAAGATGGTGCTGTGGAATGTTTTGACTTGAGAATGAAATCTTCAGTTGGTAGGATTAATGCTGTTGGACCTGCTGGTGACATCGACCAG GAGGTCACAGCAGTAGAGTTTGATGAAAAAACGGGTTTCTTAATGGCTGTTGGAAGCAGTGCAGGGAAG GTTCTCGTCTATGACTTGCGTTCATCACATCCTATACAGGTGAAGGATCACAT GTATGGCAGTCCGATATTAGACATTAAGTGGCATCAAACTCTTAATTCTGAACGGCCAAAGTTAATTACCACTGACAATCACGTTGTTAGAATATGGGACCCTGACACG GGAGAAGGAATGACAAGCATTGAGCCCACAGCTGGAGCAATAAATGATATATGTACATTCCCTGGCAGTGGATTGATGCTGTTGGCTCTGGACTGCAGTCAGATACCATCGTTTTTCATACCTGATCTTGGACCTGCTCCAAATTGGTGTTCTTACCTGCAAAATCTTACT GAAGAGCTAGAGGAGGGTGCGCAGACGACCATCTATGATGATTATCAATTTTTGACAAAAGAAGACCTTGAGAGGTTGAGGTTGACTAAGCTGATTGGAACGAATCTACTCAGAGCTTACATGCATGGGTTCTTTGTTCGTTATTCGTTGTATAAAAAG GCAAAAGCTTTGGTAGAACCTTTTGATATTAGTGAATACATTGAACAGCAGAAAAAGGAGAAGCTAGAAAAAGAATTTGCTGGACAGCGAATTACG aaaaagagaaaattgccCAAGGTCAACCAAAAGTTTGCAGAGAGGTTTTTGGAGTATGAAGAAGCAGAAAATGAAACTAAAGATATTGATGAAAATGAGACCAACAAGCCATCCAAGAAAAAGAAGGCACTtgatattaatattcttaaagATGAACGATTTAAAGCAATGTTTGAAAATAAG GACTTTGAAATTGATGAGTACTCGCATGAATATAAGGCTTTACACCCGGTTTCTTCTAACAAGCGAGCATCTCTGGTGGAAGAACACTTCAGACCTGCcatggaagatgaagatgagaatCATAGTGATTCTGATGCAACATCAGAGGATGAGCCTGAATATGGAAACAGCAGAATAAAAGGGAAAGGACGAGCTCCAAG ATTGATTGAGGCCAAGGATGAGCGGCATGCAGAGGCATTCAGGAGTGGTGCATCACTTGCACATGAGGAGTTGCTGCCATTGGGAGAAAGGGTAAAAGCCCTCAGAGATGATCGGCGGGTTTCTGCCCTCCCAAGTGGTGTTAAGCTGGGCCCTGGAGGGTCACGTGAGATTTCTTTCAGAGCTAGAGGCTCCTCAAAGTATaaagaggatgatgatgaagaagcagAGCGTGGAAAGAGAAGGGGAGTTCATTCATTGGGGCTAAAGCAAAATAAGAATGGATTTGGAAGCCGAGGCAGGGGAGGCAGGGGAGGCAGAGGGGGtagagggggcagcaggggagGCAGTGGGGGAGAGGTGGCAGAGGGGGAAGAGGCAGAAGAGGTCGCGGGTAAAAAGATCATTATGCTTATGGCAGCTCAATCGGTGATCTAG